The sequence below is a genomic window from Actinomycetota bacterium.
TGGTCGAGGCCCATCCCGGGCTGCCCGACCCGGGACCGCTGGACGGCCCGGCCGCCGGCCGCCAGTTCTTCGAGGGGGTCAGCCAGGTCCTGCTGGCCGCCACCGCCGGCCCGGGGGGGTCCGGGGGACCGCCAGGGTGGTCCCCCGGTGGATCGCCCCCCGGGCTGCTGGTCCTCGACGACCTGCACTGGGCGGACGAGGCGTCCCTGGACGTGCTCGCCTACCTGGTCCACCGGCTCGCCGGCCGGCCGCTGCTGGTGGTGGCCTGCTGGCGCTCCGAGCAGGTGCCGGCCGACGCCCGCCTGCGCCGGCTGGCCGCCGAGGCCCGGCGGGACGGTCACGGCCAGGTCCTGGAGCTGGGCCGTCTCGACGCCGCCGCCGTGGCCGAGCTGGTCAGCGCCGTCGCCCCCGCCCGGGCCGGGGCGGCCGGGCTGCTGCACGAGCGCACCGAGGGCCTGCCGTTCCTGGTGCTGGAGTACCTGGCCGTGGTCGGCGAGGACGGCGAGCTGCCGGCGCTGCCGCCCGGCGGGGCCCGCGACCTGCTGGCCGCCCGGGTCCGCGGGGTCGGCGACGCGGCCCGGCAGGTGCTGGCCACCGCGGCCGTGCTCGGCCGCTCCTTCGACGTCGACACCGCTCGGGCGGCCAGCGGCCGCAGCGACGAGGAGGCGGTGGCCGCCCTGGAGGAGCTGGCCGCCCGCGGCCTGGTCCGCGAGGTCGCCGGGGACGTCTACGACTTCGGCCACGGGCTGGTCCGCGACCTCGTCTACGCCGAGACGAGCCTGGCCCGGCGGCGGCTGCTGCACCGCCGGGTGGGGGAGGCGCTGGCCGCGGCCGCCCGGGGCCGCCGCCCGCTGGAGCCGCCGGCGGCCTCGATCGCCCGCCACCTGGAGCTGGGCGGCGCCGCCGCCGAGGCCGCCGCCTGGCACCGGACGGCCGGCGACCAGGCCCGGGCCGTGTTCGCCAACCGCGAGGCCCTGGGCCACTACCGGGCCGCGCTCGCCCTCGGCCACCCCGACGCCGCCGGCCTGCACGCGGCCGTCGGCGACCTGGAGACCCTGCTCGGCAACTACGACGCCGCCCTGGCCGCCTACACCGAGGCCGCCGAAGGGGCGGGCGACGCCGACCGCTGGGTCATCGAGCGCAAGCTCGGCGCCGTCTCCGCCCGCCGCGGCGACTGGGACGCGGCCGAGCGGCACCTGACCGCGGCCCTGACCGCGCTCGGGCCCGGCGGGACCGAGGGCGGCCGGGCCGGCCTGGCCGCCGACCGCAGCCTGGCCGCCCACCGCCAGGGCCGCGACGACGCCGCCGAGCAGCTGGCCAACGACGCCCTCGACCTGGCCGGCGAGGCCGGCGACCCGGACGCCCTGGCCCGGGCCCACGGCATGCTGGGGATGCTCGGCGCCGCCCGCGGCGACCACGACGCCGCCCGCCGGCACCTGGAGCAGAGCCTGGCCCTGGCCGAGGCCCTGCCCGACCCCAGCGCCCGGGTGGCGGCGCTCAACAACCTGGCCCTGGCCCTGCGGGCCACCGGCGAGATCGGCCTGGCCACCGAGCACACCCGGACCGCCCTGGAGCTCTGCGCCCGCCAGGGCGACCGCCACCGCGAGGCGGCGCTGCACAACAACCTGGCCGACCTGCTGCACCTCGGCGGCCGCCACGCCGAGGCCATGGACCACCTCAAGCAGGCGGTGGCGATCTTCGCCGAGGTCGGGGAGCCGGGGGCCCTGGAGCCGGAGATCTGGAAGCTGGTCTCCTGGTAGCTCCCTGCTGTGGGAGGCTTGGCCGATGGCCCCGACCCTCAGCCGCAGGCAGGCCGTGGCCGCCGGCGCGCTCGGCGCGGCCGCGGTCATGGCCGGCGGCGCCGGACTGGTCCAGGCGGGGGTGCTGCCCGGCCGCTACCGGGTCGGGCGGCTGCTGGGGGCCTGCGAC
It includes:
- a CDS encoding AAA family ATPase, producing the protein MPGVVHSPPAPPAPVPLVGRDQEWAALLEAYQGVAGDGRLVVVEGEAGIGKTRLADELAGHVRSLGAAVVRGRCYEEEAGVAYGPFIEGLRGALAAGATLDGVPRHWLAEAGRLLPELVEAHPGLPDPGPLDGPAAGRQFFEGVSQVLLAATAGPGGSGGPPGWSPGGSPPGLLVLDDLHWADEASLDVLAYLVHRLAGRPLLVVACWRSEQVPADARLRRLAAEARRDGHGQVLELGRLDAAAVAELVSAVAPARAGAAGLLHERTEGLPFLVLEYLAVVGEDGELPALPPGGARDLLAARVRGVGDAARQVLATAAVLGRSFDVDTARAASGRSDEEAVAALEELAARGLVREVAGDVYDFGHGLVRDLVYAETSLARRRLLHRRVGEALAAAARGRRPLEPPAASIARHLELGGAAAEAAAWHRTAGDQARAVFANREALGHYRAALALGHPDAAGLHAAVGDLETLLGNYDAALAAYTEAAEGAGDADRWVIERKLGAVSARRGDWDAAERHLTAALTALGPGGTEGGRAGLAADRSLAAHRQGRDDAAEQLANDALDLAGEAGDPDALARAHGMLGMLGAARGDHDAARRHLEQSLALAEALPDPSARVAALNNLALALRATGEIGLATEHTRTALELCARQGDRHREAALHNNLADLLHLGGRHAEAMDHLKQAVAIFAEVGEPGALEPEIWKLVSW